In one window of Verrucomicrobiota bacterium DNA:
- a CDS encoding fibronectin type III domain-containing protein encodes MSNTPIPNNNSQVFILSEDMADGLHLLETAIGVKQNTEAALRLDMATASTDSGIYDAAKTNKKTLSANIRIADSNARAFIKAARAVLAQRFGEHWGQSWQATGWPDSCTAVPGNQEKRARLCATLQIYFTANPTHENAPLEITAAKAGALFTAISNARDAWHQGIMTTGQKRATRDASMDKLRVRMRGLISELNQLLDPLDPRWDAFGLDQPGAPDLPEVPENLIVTTDGPGVLLADWPDSRRANYYRIYIQVMDVDTEFRHLLNRDTSDVRITSLPTGKTVKLRVTAVNETGESLPSEEKETVVV; translated from the coding sequence ATGTCAAACACCCCCATCCCCAACAATAACAGCCAGGTCTTCATTCTGTCCGAAGACATGGCCGACGGTCTGCACTTGCTGGAGACCGCGATTGGCGTCAAACAAAACACCGAAGCCGCGCTGCGCCTGGACATGGCCACCGCCAGCACCGACTCCGGCATCTATGATGCCGCCAAGACGAATAAAAAGACCCTGAGCGCCAACATCCGCATTGCGGATTCCAACGCGCGCGCCTTTATCAAGGCCGCCCGTGCCGTGCTGGCCCAGCGTTTTGGCGAACACTGGGGGCAAAGCTGGCAGGCCACCGGCTGGCCCGATAGCTGCACCGCCGTTCCCGGCAACCAGGAAAAACGCGCCCGCCTCTGCGCCACGCTGCAAATCTACTTCACCGCCAACCCCACGCACGAAAACGCCCCGCTGGAAATCACCGCCGCCAAGGCCGGTGCCCTCTTCACCGCCATCTCCAACGCCCGCGACGCCTGGCACCAGGGCATCATGACCACCGGGCAAAAACGCGCCACCCGCGACGCTTCCATGGATAAACTGCGCGTGCGCATGCGCGGCCTGATCTCGGAACTCAACCAATTGCTCGACCCGCTGGACCCGCGCTGGGACGCCTTTGGCCTGGACCAGCCCGGTGCGCCCGATCTGCCCGAGGTGCCCGAAAACCTCATCGTCACCACCGACGGCCCCGGCGTGCTCCTGGCCGATTGGCCCGACTCCCGCCGCGCCAACTACTACCGCATCTACATTCAGGTCATGGACGTGGATACCGAATTCCGCCACCTCCTCAACCGCGACACCAGCGACGTGCGCATCACCAGCCTGCCCACCGGCAAGACCGTGAAACTCCGCGTCACCGCCGTCAATGAAACCGGCGAAAGCCTGCCGAGTGAGGAAAAGGAAACCGTAGTGGTATGA